The Sandaracinaceae bacterium genomic sequence TCGGCCAGCTCCGGCTCGCGGCGGTACTGCGAGAAGCGCGCGCGGTAGTCGTCGAGCGCGATGATCTCGGTGGCCGGCTCGTACTCGCGGGCGTTGCCGTACTGCAGGTTGCCGTACTCGTAGATGTAGTCGCCGAGGTGCACGACGGCGTCGAGGTCGGCGCGGGCCGCGATCTTGCCGTAGCCGTGCAAGAAACCATGACCGAGGCTGGCGCACGAGCAGATCGCGAGGCGGAGCCGGTCGACCGGCCCGTCGGGGGCGGTGCGGGTGCGTCCGATGGGCGAGGTGTCTCCGAGCGCGGTGAACCGGTAGTAGTAGGTCGTCGCCGGGTCGAGCAGGTCTCGGTCGACCTTCACGGTGAAGTCGCGGGAGGCGTCGGTGGTGACCGTCTCCGTCAGATCCACCGTCCCGAAGCCGACGTCGCGCGCCACCTCCACCGTCACCTCCACGGTGCCCGGGTCCGGGTCGCCCGGCATGCCCGGGGTCACGCGCGTCCAGAGGATCACGCCGTTCGGGAGCGGGTCGCCGCTCGCCACGCCGTGCTCGAAGGTGGCGTAGCTGCGCTCCCGCGGAGGCACGGGCCCGGGCGGAGGGCCCGCGTCCGGCGGCGCGAGCGGGCCGGCGTCGGTCCCCGCGTCGTCGTCGAGGGGGACCTCGCCGTCGTCGCACCCGGGCAGGGCGGCGGCGAGGCCGGCGGCGGTCACTCCGCGTAGAAAGTCTCGGCGGCCGGGTCGGCTGCGGTCTTCGTCGTGGTCGCTCACGGCGGGGGAGGGTAGCGCAGCGCCGCGCGGCGTGCGTGTCAGCTCGGCGTCGAAGCGCGAGTCAGGGTCCAGCTCTGCGGCCCCTCCTCCCCGAGCCGCCGGGACGCGGACGCGCTGAAGCCGAGGCGCTCGTAGAACGGGAGGTTCCGCGGGTCGGCCGTCTCCAGCGACACGGGGAGCGCCTCTTCGTCCGCGCGGTCGAGCACGGGCTCGAGGAGCGCGGCGCCGATGCCCTGTCTACGCGCCTCCGGGCGCACGCCGACGAGGGTGAGGAGCCAGCGCGGCTCCGGGGGACGATCGCGCTCGATCGCGTCGAGGACCTTGCCGACCGCGCTCAGGCGCCGCCAGCCGACCACCTCGATCATGCGCGGGAGGAGGCGAAGGGTGTCACCGAGGCCGAGCGCGAACGTGTGCGGAGGAGCCCAGAGCGACGCGCCGACGATCCGGCCGTGATCGCGCGCCACCCAGACCTCGCCCCGGGGAAACGCCAGATCCTCGAGCATCAGCGAGACGTACGCCCGGCGGGCCCTGGGCGTCGGCCGCGCCAGCCAGCGCACGAACGGGTCCTCCGCGAGCGACGCGTGGAGCGCCTCCGCGATCGCCTCCGCCTCCGACACCGCGCCTCGTTCGATGTGCATTCCGGGTTGATCCGCCGTCCGAGGGGGCGAAGATAACGCGCCCATGACTGCCACGCGCCTCGCCGGTCTCTCTTCGTTCCTCCTCGCGCTCGCCGCCGCCCCGGTCTGCGCGCAGCCGTCGGGCGCCTGCTTCGGCGTGGCCGGGGAGCCGGAGGCCCGCGCGCAGCGGCTCGTCGGGTTGGACGATCGCGTGACGCTGAGCCCGTCGTGCGAGTACGCCCTCACCGCGGAGGGGCCTTGGAGCGCGCCGGCGGGGATCGCGGGCGAGGCGGACTTCGCGACCGTCTATCGAGCGTTGGCCCAGCGCCCTGGCGCGACCCCAGCCGGCGATCCGCGCGTGATCCACGGGCGGCGCGTGTCCTCGGGGCGGGGGCGCGACGCGGACCCGACGCCGCACACCCTGATGCTGCGCTACTGCGCGCACTATCTCCTCGAGGAGCAGCTCGCCTTCCGCGCGGTTCCCGAGGCCGGGAGCGGCAGCCTGCGCATCGACCGGGTCGCCGACGACGGCTGCGACGGAGCCGCGATCGAGCTCCGCGCCGTGCGCGGCGCGCGCGGAGAGCGGCTCTACGGGGGCGACGCCGAGGCCACGCTCGGGACGGGGCAGCGGAGCCTCTCGCTTCCGCAAGGTGACTGGAGCCTGTACGCGGCTCGTCCCGGGAGCGCGGTCGGTCTGCGGGTGGGCGTGTTCCGCACGCAGCGCGTGGTGACGCCGCTCCAGAACCACCTGCGCAGCGTGGGCCTCGAGGCGCGCTCACCGGTGGCGCAGCCGGCGCTGCTCGCGGCGCGCTGGGATCCGCGAGGGCCGGGGCTGCTCCTCGCGCCCACGGATCACGCGCTCTCGAGTGAGCTGCTCTGGCCCGAGCTCCGCACCGCGGCCGAGGCGGGCCTGCTCTGGATCGCGCGGGTCGAGAGCGACGCGCCGCCGGTGGTGCTGGGGACGGTCCAGCTCGAGGCGGGACAGCCCGGCGCGCAGGGGGAGGACCCCGCCGCCATCCGCCTCCCGGACACCGCGGTGCGCGACCTGATGCGCGCGCGCTACGGCGAGGAGGGGGACGCGCTCGCGCCCACCGCCAGCGACTGGGAGGCGCTCTTCGGATCGCTCGCGGTCTGCCTCACGCCCAGCTACCACGACACGCGCACCGCCTCGGTCGGCGGCCCGGTCCCCGATCCGCGCGCCTGCGCGGCGCTCGGCGGGTTGACCCTGATGCAGACGGCGGCCACCGAGGCGACGCCCACCCGCTTCTGCATCCAGCACGGCATGCAGGTGCTCACGAGCGACGGCGCACGGCAGGAGCTCGGAGAGCCGGAGTGCTTCACGCTCCCCGCGCCCGGGTCGGCCGAGCGGCCGCCCTACCGGATCGGGATCGCGGGCACCCGGATCGCGCTCGAGGGCGGCGACGGGCTGTGCGTCACGGTCGACGGGCAGGCGATCGAGGCCACCGAGGACGGCGACTACCGGCTCCCGGCCGGGCTGCTCGAGATCCGGCAGGGCGGCGGGGAGGGCTGCGCCGGGCGCCAGGGCCTCGCGCGCCTGCGCATGCCGGTCGTGGACCCCCAGCGCGACTGGCACCCGGTCGGCCTCTACACCGACGCCGACCCCGACTCCCTGGCGTGCGAGGGCGGGGAGGGGCAGTGCCCGTGGCAGGCGCTCGCGCACGACGAGGCCACGCACTTTGCGTACGTGGAGGCTCGTCACGAGCTCGAGTTCCGCTTCTCCACCTCGCCCGCGGTGGCCGCCGCGATCAACGAGGACCCGATCCAGGGCGTGCAGGTCACCCAGGACGTGCCGCTGTTGAGCGGCGTGCGCGGGCGCTTCGAGGGGGCGCGCGACTCGGCGGTCGTCGCCTACGCCTCGCGCGACGCGCAGTGCCCCGCCGGCGCCGCGTACGGGGAGCTGCGCCAGCGCCCGCCCTTCGATCCCGACGCGCTCCTCGTCGACGCGACCTTCCACGTCTTCCTGCTCGGCGTCGCGGGCGAGGAGGAGCCGGTCGAGTGCCTCGCGCGGGCGTCCTTCCGGGTGCGCTCGAGCCGCGCGCTGCTCGCCGAGACCGCGCTCGACGTGCTGGGCTTCGAGGTCGGCGTGCTCGGCGACGCGCAGGCGCTCTTCTTCGCCAACGACCCGGTCTCGCTGGGGCTCGGGCTGCCGCTCGTCTGGTTCCGGTTCTCCCCCGGCATCCGCTTCGTCAGCATCGAGGTGTCCGGCATGCTCACCATGGCCGCGTCGTTCGACCCGGCGGAGCTGTCCCGCGTCGGCGGCGCGCTCACCTGGGCGCTCCAGCTCGGCATCCCGGAGCACCTGCCGCGGCTCCTCTCCATCGGCGGCATGCTCCACGGCGCAGCCGAAACCAGCACCATCGACAACCCGCTGGTGAGCTTCTTCGTCGGCCTGAACCTCTCGTCGCTCGTCGACCTCGCGGGAGGGCGCTGACGTGCGCTGGGCGCTCTTGCTCGTGCTGCTCGTGAGCGGCTGCCGCGCCACCTATCCGGCGCCCGAGGGGCGCTCCGTGGCGCGCCTGAGCCCCACCCGCTGGGGGCGCACCGACGACGGCGACGTCGAGACCATCCGTCGCGCGGAGCGGCAGTGTATCGCCGGGCTGAGCC encodes the following:
- a CDS encoding GNAT family N-acetyltransferase produces the protein MHIERGAVSEAEAIAEALHASLAEDPFVRWLARPTPRARRAYVSLMLEDLAFPRGEVWVARDHGRIVGASLWAPPHTFALGLGDTLRLLPRMIEVVGWRRLSAVGKVLDAIERDRPPEPRWLLTLVGVRPEARRQGIGAALLEPVLDRADEEALPVSLETADPRNLPFYERLGFSASASRRLGEEGPQSWTLTRASTPS